The following proteins are encoded in a genomic region of Pseudomonas sp. Os17:
- a CDS encoding ABC transporter permease — MSLKVEQSASQLLHEAFVSLRTLGKRSILALLGIVIGSSSVVALINIGHNAAQDAAAIFQDMGTDTLAVQFPDSSASRAPMPPLLDLAALHQALPQLLDIAPVALFSGPVVYRGRSSNANLVGSTPSLASAMRLQVQQGRFLSAFDSGQTYAVVGAQVAEALSTPHDPLRLGERIRINDYLFQVIGILARQPAAVLIPVQTNESLFIPLEGMRRISSSPQISNLIARAAPAQDMNRLAAALGDTLKQHLPGRSVEVQVPQKIIDGMTRQSRTFGYLLMALGGISLVGGGVGVMNVMLMNVSERRREIGIRMALGARRRDIRNLFLLEAVTLTAVGALSGAVLGMSAAYLYARLSGWQFSLAGTSLPLGIGSTLLIGLFFGLYPAVSASRLQPVEALRDE; from the coding sequence ATGAGCCTCAAGGTCGAGCAGAGCGCCAGCCAGCTGCTGCACGAAGCCTTCGTCAGCCTGCGCACCCTGGGCAAGCGTTCGATCCTGGCCCTGCTGGGCATCGTCATCGGCAGCTCATCGGTGGTAGCCCTGATCAACATCGGCCATAACGCCGCCCAGGACGCCGCGGCGATCTTCCAGGACATGGGCACCGACACCCTGGCGGTGCAATTTCCCGATTCCTCGGCCAGCCGCGCGCCCATGCCGCCGCTCCTCGACCTGGCGGCCCTGCACCAGGCCCTGCCGCAGTTGCTGGACATCGCCCCGGTGGCGCTGTTCAGCGGGCCGGTGGTGTACCGCGGACGCTCCAGCAACGCCAACCTGGTGGGTAGCACCCCGTCCCTGGCCAGTGCCATGCGCCTGCAGGTGCAGCAAGGGCGCTTTCTCTCGGCGTTCGACAGCGGGCAAACCTACGCGGTGGTCGGCGCCCAGGTCGCCGAAGCCCTGAGCACGCCCCACGACCCGCTGCGCCTGGGGGAGCGGATTCGCATCAACGACTACCTGTTCCAGGTGATCGGCATCCTCGCCAGGCAACCGGCGGCGGTGCTGATCCCGGTGCAGACCAACGAATCCCTGTTCATCCCCCTGGAAGGCATGCGGCGGATTTCCTCAAGCCCGCAGATCAGCAACCTGATCGCCCGCGCGGCACCGGCCCAGGACATGAACCGGCTGGCCGCGGCCCTGGGCGACACCTTGAAGCAGCACCTGCCCGGGCGCAGCGTCGAGGTGCAGGTGCCACAGAAGATCATCGACGGCATGACCCGGCAAAGCCGCACCTTCGGCTACCTGCTGATGGCCCTGGGGGGCATCTCCCTGGTGGGCGGTGGCGTCGGGGTGATGAACGTGATGCTGATGAACGTCTCGGAGCGGCGCCGGGAGATCGGCATCCGCATGGCCCTGGGCGCGCGGCGCCGGGACATCCGCAACCTGTTCCTGCTCGAAGCGGTGACCCTGACCGCCGTGGGCGCACTGTCCGGTGCGGTGCTGGGCATGAGCGCCGCCTACCTCTATGCCCGCCTCTCCGGCTGGCAGTTTTCCCTGGCCGGCACCTCCCTGCCACTGGGGATCGGCAGCACCCTGCTGATCGGGCTGTTCTTCGGCCTGTACCCGGCCGTCTCGGCCTCGCGCCTGCAACCGGTGGAGGCGCTGCGGGATGAATGA
- a CDS encoding ABC transporter ATP-binding protein: MTATIIDSGFISLQGIGKSYRLAEQPLHILKNVSLSIDSGESCAILGASGSGKSTLLNILGLLDLPDSGEYRFAGHDIFRASPDQLAAIRNRQIGFVFQSFNLLPRLSALDNVALPLSYRGVARRESLERAQHMLDQVGLGQRAQHRPADLSGGQRQRVAIARALVGEPSVILADEPTGNLDSHTARDIMDLLLALNRERQVTLIIVTHDPGIAQRLERQIRVTNGVVQEVCPA, encoded by the coding sequence ATGACAGCGACGATAATCGACTCAGGTTTTATCTCCCTGCAAGGCATAGGCAAGAGCTATCGGCTGGCGGAGCAACCGCTCCACATTCTCAAGAACGTCTCCCTGTCCATCGACTCCGGCGAGAGCTGCGCCATCCTCGGTGCCTCGGGTTCCGGCAAAAGCACCCTGCTCAATATCCTCGGCCTGCTGGACCTGCCCGACAGCGGCGAGTACCGCTTCGCCGGCCACGATATCTTCCGCGCCAGCCCCGACCAACTGGCGGCCATCCGCAACCGGCAGATCGGCTTCGTGTTCCAGAGCTTCAACCTGCTGCCGCGCCTCAGCGCCCTGGACAACGTCGCCCTGCCCCTGAGCTACCGCGGCGTGGCCCGGCGTGAATCCCTGGAACGTGCCCAGCACATGCTCGATCAGGTGGGCCTGGGGCAACGGGCTCAGCACCGCCCCGCCGACCTCTCCGGCGGCCAGCGCCAGCGCGTGGCGATCGCCCGGGCCCTGGTGGGCGAGCCATCGGTGATTCTCGCCGACGAACCCACCGGCAACCTCGACAGCCACACCGCCCGGGACATCATGGACCTGCTGCTGGCGCTGAACCGCGAACGCCAGGTGACCCTGATCATCGTCACCCACGACCCGGGCATCGCCCAGCGGCTGGAGCGGCAGATCCGCGTGACCAACGGCGTGGTCCAGGAGGTCTGCCCGGCATGA
- a CDS encoding TetR/AcrR family transcriptional regulator, producing the protein MVAKKLSAPNVTKTRLLEATEALFIKYGYDAVLLRQITERAKVNLAAVNYHFGDKDSLMKALLMQRLGPLNDQRLELLAKCEEQADGPLDCETLLGVLFAPAMGLERSDESGGLEGRSFIRFLGRVYSDTSPFIQEYLKEHYQPVFERFFKAFALALPDLPRNELGVRLQFALKAISGVMAGTELRLLMQAMSLGRPATDAEVMAKLISLVSAAIRAPMQDPDSEQALEKVLNTQRLIRQHSQSLAGMIPA; encoded by the coding sequence ATGGTCGCCAAGAAACTCAGTGCCCCCAATGTCACCAAGACCCGACTGCTGGAAGCGACCGAGGCATTGTTCATCAAGTACGGCTACGACGCCGTGCTGCTGCGTCAGATCACCGAGCGCGCCAAGGTCAACCTGGCGGCGGTGAACTACCACTTCGGCGACAAGGATTCGTTGATGAAGGCCCTGCTGATGCAACGCCTGGGGCCGCTCAACGATCAACGTCTGGAACTCTTGGCCAAGTGCGAAGAGCAGGCCGACGGACCGCTGGATTGCGAGACCCTGCTGGGGGTGCTTTTCGCTCCCGCCATGGGCCTGGAGCGCAGTGATGAAAGCGGTGGCCTGGAAGGCCGGTCGTTCATTCGTTTCCTCGGCCGGGTGTACAGCGATACCTCGCCATTCATTCAGGAATACCTCAAGGAACACTATCAACCGGTGTTCGAGCGCTTCTTCAAGGCCTTTGCCCTGGCGCTACCGGACCTGCCGCGCAACGAACTGGGGGTGCGTCTGCAGTTCGCCCTCAAGGCGATTTCCGGGGTCATGGCCGGCACCGAACTGCGCCTGCTGATGCAGGCCATGAGCCTGGGGCGTCCGGCCACCGATGCCGAAGTCATGGCCAAGCTGATCAGCCTGGTGTCGGCAGCGATTCGCGCCCCCATGCAAGATCCCGATTCCGAGCAGGCCCTGGAAAAGGTCTTGAACACCCAGCGCCTGATTCGTCAGCACAGCCAGTCCCTGGCCGGCATGATTCCCGCCTGA
- a CDS encoding alpha/beta fold hydrolase, whose amino-acid sequence MPAYQQHLLAVNGIELSVQVAGPEHGVPVWLLHGFPECWHSWRHQVPALVRGGFRVFVPEMRGYGRSSAPEAVEAYDLLTLCADIQQAMDAFGHQRVCMVGHDWGAPVAWHLALLEPRRVAALATLSVPFAGRPKRPASEIMREVHGGHFNYILYFQQPGVAEAELDADIDASLRLFMGNVQALLEPKPADSRLFDGVRVPRELPPWCSEEDFQAYRQTFAGRGFRGALNWYRNFERTWQRTEFLAQARVQQPTLFLLGDRDPVGVLEAHTLKRMPGQVADLEQHLLTDCGHWIQNEQPQRVNALLLDFLQRRFT is encoded by the coding sequence ATGCCTGCCTATCAACAGCATCTTCTGGCCGTCAACGGAATCGAACTCAGTGTCCAGGTCGCCGGACCGGAGCACGGAGTCCCGGTGTGGCTGCTGCATGGTTTTCCCGAGTGCTGGCACTCCTGGCGCCATCAGGTGCCGGCCCTGGTGCGCGGCGGGTTTCGCGTGTTCGTGCCGGAGATGCGCGGTTACGGCCGCAGTTCGGCTCCGGAAGCGGTGGAGGCCTACGATCTTCTGACCCTGTGCGCGGACATCCAGCAGGCCATGGATGCCTTTGGTCATCAGCGGGTGTGCATGGTCGGCCACGACTGGGGCGCCCCGGTCGCCTGGCACCTGGCATTGCTGGAGCCGCGGCGGGTGGCGGCGCTGGCGACCCTTTCCGTGCCCTTTGCCGGGCGTCCGAAACGGCCGGCCAGCGAGATCATGCGCGAGGTGCATGGCGGGCATTTCAACTACATCCTCTACTTTCAGCAGCCCGGGGTGGCCGAGGCGGAACTGGACGCCGATATCGACGCCAGCCTGCGGCTGTTCATGGGCAATGTGCAGGCCTTGCTCGAGCCCAAACCGGCCGATTCCCGGCTGTTCGACGGGGTGAGGGTGCCACGAGAATTGCCGCCGTGGTGCAGCGAGGAGGACTTCCAGGCCTATCGCCAGACCTTTGCCGGGCGCGGCTTTCGCGGTGCCCTGAACTGGTACCGCAACTTCGAGCGCACCTGGCAGCGCACCGAGTTCCTGGCCCAGGCCCGGGTGCAGCAGCCGACCCTGTTCCTGCTGGGCGACCGTGATCCGGTGGGCGTGCTCGAAGCCCATACCCTCAAGCGCATGCCCGGTCAGGTGGCCGACCTGGAACAGCACCTGCTGACGGACTGCGGACACTGGATCCAGAATGAGCAGCCGCAGCGGGTCAATGCCCTGTTGCTGGATTTTCTGCAGCGACGGTTCACCTAG
- a CDS encoding NAD(P)/FAD-dependent oxidoreductase, whose amino-acid sequence MNQPRHSGSASEHARSYYAASAGPLPGYPALSGDLQADVCVIGGGFTGVNAAIELAQRGLSVILLEARRIGWGASGRNGGQLIRGIGHDVSGFARYVGQDGVKYLERAGIDSVELVRQRIATHGIDCDLRWGFCELANTRAQFAAFQAEQDHLASLGYRHPTRLVGPQDMAQVVASSVYAGGLVDLGSGHLHPLKLVLGEARVAASLGVRVFEQSPVLELTHGDSVTVRCATGTVSAGHLVLACNAHLEDLEPRLSGKVLPAGSYIITTEPLSEERARALIPQNLALCDQKVGLDYYRLTADRRLLFGGACHYSGRDPADIAGYMRPKLLKVFPQLQDVAIDFQWGGKIGITANRFPQVGRLRQYPNVYYAQGYSGHGLNVTHWTARLLAEAIEAGHSQGLDVFSGVPHMTFPGGPALRAPLLALGMLWHRMREMLG is encoded by the coding sequence ATGAATCAGCCACGACACTCGGGCAGCGCCAGCGAGCATGCCCGCTCCTACTACGCCGCCTCCGCCGGGCCCCTGCCCGGCTACCCGGCCCTCAGTGGCGACCTGCAGGCCGATGTGTGTGTCATCGGCGGTGGTTTCACCGGGGTCAACGCCGCCATCGAACTGGCCCAGCGCGGGCTGTCGGTGATTCTCCTGGAAGCCCGGCGCATCGGCTGGGGCGCCAGCGGGCGCAACGGCGGCCAGCTGATTCGCGGCATTGGCCATGACGTCAGCGGCTTTGCCCGCTACGTCGGCCAGGATGGGGTGAAATACCTTGAGCGCGCCGGGATCGACTCGGTGGAACTGGTGCGCCAGCGCATCGCCACGCACGGCATCGATTGCGACCTGCGCTGGGGTTTCTGCGAACTGGCCAATACCCGGGCCCAGTTCGCGGCGTTCCAGGCTGAACAGGATCACCTGGCGAGCCTGGGCTATCGCCACCCGACCCGCCTGGTGGGGCCCCAGGACATGGCGCAGGTGGTGGCCTCCTCGGTGTATGCCGGGGGCCTGGTGGACCTGGGCTCGGGGCATCTGCATCCCCTCAAGCTGGTGCTGGGGGAAGCGCGGGTTGCGGCGTCGCTGGGGGTACGGGTGTTCGAGCAGAGCCCAGTGCTGGAGTTGACCCACGGCGACAGCGTCACCGTGCGCTGCGCGACGGGCACGGTCAGCGCCGGGCACCTGGTGCTGGCCTGCAATGCCCACCTGGAGGATCTGGAGCCGCGGCTCAGTGGCAAGGTGCTGCCGGCCGGCAGCTACATCATCACCACCGAGCCCCTGAGCGAAGAGCGCGCCCGCGCGCTGATCCCGCAGAACCTGGCGCTGTGCGACCAGAAGGTCGGCCTGGACTACTACCGGCTGACCGCCGACCGGCGCCTGCTGTTTGGCGGTGCCTGCCACTATTCGGGACGCGACCCGGCGGACATCGCCGGCTACATGCGGCCGAAGCTGCTCAAGGTGTTCCCGCAGTTGCAGGATGTGGCCATCGACTTCCAGTGGGGCGGCAAGATCGGTATCACCGCCAACCGCTTCCCCCAGGTCGGACGTCTGCGCCAGTACCCCAACGTGTATTACGCCCAGGGGTATTCCGGGCATGGCCTGAACGTCACCCACTGGACCGCCCGGCTGCTGGCCGAGGCGATCGAGGCCGGCCACAGCCAGGGCCTGGACGTGTTCAGCGGCGTGCCGCACATGACCTTTCCCGGTGGTCCTGCGCTACGCGCACCGCTGCTGGCCCTGGGCATGCTCTGGCACCGGATGCGCGAAATGCTCGGTTGA
- a CDS encoding polyamine ABC transporter substrate-binding protein, whose protein sequence is MRLLQAVIPAALAALMSAAVQAQPSVSVYNWTDYIGQTTLADFQGKTGVKVIYDVFDSNETLEGKLLAGRTGYDVVVPSNHFLARQVKAGAFLKLDRSQLPNWQNLDPKLLALLEQNDPGNQYSVPYLWGTNGIGYNVDKVKQVLGIDHIDSWAVLLEPENLKKLQQCGVSMMDSPDEVFPAVLNYLGLDPRSENPEDYQKAEAKLLTLRPYITYFHSSKYVSDLANGDICIAFGYSGDVFQAANRAKEAKNGVNIAYSIPKEGSNLWFDLLAIPADAGNVKEAHAFINYLLDPQVIAKVSAYVGYANPNPGSQPYMDAELVNNPEVYPPQAVLDKLYISSTQSPAIMRLMTRSWSKVKSNK, encoded by the coding sequence ATGCGTCTTTTGCAAGCAGTGATCCCGGCAGCACTGGCGGCCTTGATGAGCGCCGCCGTCCAGGCACAACCCAGTGTCAGCGTGTACAACTGGACCGACTACATCGGCCAGACCACCCTCGCCGACTTCCAGGGCAAGACCGGGGTCAAGGTGATCTACGACGTCTTCGACTCCAACGAAACCCTGGAGGGCAAGTTGCTGGCCGGGCGCACCGGCTACGACGTGGTGGTGCCCTCCAACCATTTCCTGGCGCGGCAGGTGAAGGCCGGCGCGTTCCTCAAGCTGGACCGCTCGCAGTTGCCCAACTGGCAGAACCTGGACCCCAAGCTGCTAGCCCTGCTGGAGCAGAACGACCCCGGCAACCAGTATTCGGTGCCCTACCTGTGGGGCACCAACGGCATCGGCTACAACGTCGACAAGGTCAAGCAGGTGCTGGGCATCGACCACATCGACTCCTGGGCGGTGCTGCTGGAGCCAGAAAACCTGAAGAAGCTCCAGCAATGCGGAGTGTCGATGATGGACTCGCCGGATGAAGTGTTCCCGGCGGTGCTCAACTACCTGGGCCTGGACCCGCGCAGCGAAAACCCCGAGGACTACCAGAAGGCCGAGGCCAAGCTGCTGACCCTGCGCCCGTACATCACCTACTTCCACTCCTCCAAGTACGTCTCGGACCTGGCCAACGGTGATATCTGCATCGCCTTCGGCTACTCCGGGGACGTGTTCCAGGCCGCCAACCGGGCCAAGGAAGCCAAGAACGGGGTGAACATCGCCTACTCGATTCCCAAGGAAGGCAGCAACCTGTGGTTCGACCTGCTGGCGATTCCCGCCGATGCCGGCAACGTCAAGGAAGCCCACGCCTTCATCAACTACCTGCTGGACCCGCAGGTGATCGCCAAGGTCAGCGCCTACGTCGGCTACGCCAACCCCAACCCGGGTTCACAGCCGTACATGGACGCTGAGCTGGTGAACAACCCCGAGGTGTATCCGCCGCAGGCCGTACTCGACAAGCTGTACATCTCCAGTACCCAGTCGCCGGCCATCATGCGCTTGATGACCCGTTCCTGGAGCAAAGTGAAGTCCAACAAATGA
- a CDS encoding glutamine synthetase family protein: MNAPFDQLSSWLKDHKITEVECVVSDLTGIARGKIAPTNKFLHERGMRLPESVLLQTVTGDFVDDDLYYELLDPADIDMVCRPDSSSIYLVPWAIEPTAIVIHDTFDKFGNPIELSPRNVLKKVLQLYTDKGWQPIVAPEMEFYLTQRCEDPDLPLKAPLGRSGRAESGRQSFSIDAANEFDPLFEDVYDWCEAQGLDLDTLIHEDGPAQMEINFRHGDALDLADQITVFKRTLREAALKHNVTATFMAKPVADEPGSAMHLHQSVVDIATGKPIFVDADGQKSQLFLHHIGGLQKYIPKVLPMFAPNVNSFRRFLPDTSAPVNVEWGEENRTVGLRVPTASPEAMRVENRLPGADANPYLAIAASLLCGYLGMVEGIEPSAPVEGRAYERRNLRLPITIEDALAHMEDCPTIEQYLGRKFVRGYVAVKRAEHENFKRVISSWEREFLLLSV, from the coding sequence ATGAACGCCCCTTTCGATCAGCTGTCCTCCTGGCTGAAAGATCACAAGATTACCGAAGTCGAATGCGTGGTCAGCGACCTGACCGGCATTGCCCGCGGCAAGATCGCGCCCACCAACAAGTTCCTGCACGAGCGCGGCATGCGCCTGCCGGAAAGTGTCCTGCTGCAAACGGTAACCGGGGATTTTGTCGACGACGACCTGTACTACGAACTGCTGGACCCGGCGGACATCGACATGGTCTGCCGCCCCGACTCGTCATCGATCTACCTGGTGCCCTGGGCCATCGAACCCACCGCCATCGTCATCCACGACACCTTCGACAAGTTCGGCAACCCCATCGAGCTGTCGCCGCGCAACGTGCTGAAAAAGGTTCTGCAGCTGTACACCGACAAGGGCTGGCAGCCGATCGTCGCCCCGGAAATGGAGTTCTACCTGACCCAGCGCTGCGAAGACCCGGACCTGCCGCTCAAGGCCCCGCTGGGCCGTTCCGGTCGCGCGGAAAGCGGCCGCCAGTCGTTCTCCATCGACGCCGCCAACGAGTTCGATCCGCTGTTCGAAGACGTCTATGACTGGTGCGAAGCCCAGGGCCTGGACCTGGACACGCTGATCCACGAAGACGGCCCGGCGCAGATGGAAATCAACTTCCGCCACGGCGACGCCCTGGACCTGGCGGACCAGATCACCGTGTTCAAGCGCACCCTGCGCGAGGCGGCGCTCAAGCACAACGTCACCGCCACCTTCATGGCCAAGCCGGTGGCCGACGAACCCGGCAGCGCCATGCACCTGCACCAGAGCGTGGTGGACATCGCCACCGGCAAGCCGATCTTCGTCGATGCCGACGGCCAGAAGAGCCAGCTGTTCCTGCACCACATCGGCGGCCTGCAGAAGTACATCCCCAAGGTGCTGCCGATGTTCGCCCCCAACGTCAACTCGTTCCGCCGCTTCCTGCCGGACACCTCGGCCCCGGTGAACGTCGAATGGGGCGAGGAAAACCGCACCGTCGGCCTGCGGGTGCCGACCGCCAGCCCGGAAGCCATGCGCGTGGAAAACCGCCTGCCCGGCGCCGACGCCAACCCCTACCTGGCGATCGCCGCCAGCCTGCTGTGCGGCTACCTGGGCATGGTCGAAGGCATCGAACCCAGTGCCCCGGTGGAAGGCCGGGCCTATGAACGCCGCAACCTGCGCCTGCCGATCACCATCGAGGACGCCCTGGCGCACATGGAGGACTGCCCGACCATCGAGCAGTACCTGGGGCGCAAGTTCGTCCGTGGCTACGTCGCGGTCAAGCGCGCCGAACACGAGAACTTCAAGCGCGTGATCAGCTCCTGGGAACGCGAGTTCCTGCTGCTCAGCGTCTGA
- a CDS encoding helix-turn-helix domain-containing protein, with product MTASNPLQVQAFNTFDVADQIRATPGWVQHYQQMSPGHFNGLVRYLDLQGVEIYEECMNTRVEQNFSAPQGALAFCFDRSDNALYLLNGESRNIWITPENYQEVAVVFGPEFVQGQGLGLERLDGLFMAPLGSQQNALFCRWLSATLTRLSQTLDPPSREALTQQLLDDCLYILDNACVRLDPGGLQRRSEERVIMQRVAQWAADVPEETLNLLELSQVAGVSLRQLQSAFKAFAGMAPSQWLRLRRLNSAHRELLSRGPSETTVAEVAMHWSFWHLGRFSSSYRALFKELPSQTLKRRPS from the coding sequence ATGACAGCGTCCAATCCGCTTCAGGTTCAAGCGTTCAACACCTTCGATGTCGCCGATCAGATCCGTGCCACCCCGGGTTGGGTCCAGCATTACCAGCAGATGTCCCCCGGGCATTTCAACGGTCTGGTGCGCTACCTCGACCTGCAGGGCGTAGAGATCTACGAGGAGTGCATGAACACCCGGGTCGAGCAGAATTTCAGCGCTCCGCAAGGCGCCCTGGCGTTCTGTTTCGACCGCAGCGACAACGCCCTGTACCTGCTCAATGGCGAGAGCCGCAATATCTGGATCACCCCGGAGAACTACCAGGAAGTGGCGGTGGTGTTCGGCCCCGAGTTCGTCCAGGGCCAGGGCCTGGGGCTGGAGCGCCTCGACGGCCTGTTCATGGCGCCGCTGGGCAGCCAGCAGAACGCGCTGTTTTGCCGCTGGCTGAGCGCCACCTTGACCCGCCTGTCCCAGACCCTCGATCCCCCCAGCCGCGAGGCCTTGACCCAGCAACTGCTGGACGACTGCCTGTACATCCTCGACAACGCCTGCGTGCGCCTGGATCCGGGTGGCCTGCAACGGCGCAGCGAAGAGCGGGTGATCATGCAGCGGGTGGCGCAATGGGCGGCCGACGTCCCTGAGGAAACCCTCAATCTGCTGGAGCTGTCCCAGGTGGCCGGGGTCTCCCTGCGTCAGTTGCAGAGCGCGTTCAAGGCCTTTGCCGGGATGGCGCCGAGCCAGTGGCTGCGCTTGCGCCGGCTCAACAGCGCGCACCGCGAACTGCTCAGCCGCGGGCCCAGCGAGACCACCGTGGCCGAGGTGGCGATGCACTGGTCGTTCTGGCACTTGGGACGCTTCTCCAGCAGCTATCGAGCGCTGTTCAAGGAGTTGCCCAGCCAGACCCTGAAACGTCGCCCGAGCTGA
- a CDS encoding MgtC/SapB family protein → MLETIDLTNAAAALGIGMLVGLERERRKGQGPQRGSAGLRTFAITALLGFIGQRVGGPLLLASLAIAVAGLVTVAYWRNEQEDPGVTSEVALLAVLILGALCGTAPELALAIAVVMTALLAYRQTLHHFVRSQLSDREIADGLTLLVAALVILPLAPDRFIGPYEAFNLRTIGTLTVLLMAVGALGHVAVRTLGAHYGYALSAVASGFVSSTLTIASMGQRVAKAPGQVRVLAAAALLSNLATVTQIALILVTVDSALLQTMWLPLVLGGLCTALYAACLVFPRSQPSSVEPVSDKGAFNPKLALIVALTMSAITFACSLMLNYFGQLGLMLSALISGFADAHASTASIASLVKSGQLPGSAIGSAVMLAVSSNSLSKCMLAALSGGWRFALYVVPGQALLTLAMWVGVWLQ, encoded by the coding sequence ATGCTTGAAACCATCGACCTGACCAACGCCGCCGCGGCCCTGGGGATCGGCATGCTGGTGGGCCTGGAGCGTGAGCGGCGCAAAGGGCAGGGGCCTCAGCGTGGCAGCGCCGGGTTGCGTACCTTCGCCATCACCGCGCTGTTGGGGTTCATCGGCCAGCGAGTCGGCGGTCCGCTGTTGTTGGCCTCGCTGGCCATTGCTGTGGCCGGGTTGGTGACGGTGGCCTATTGGCGCAACGAGCAAGAGGACCCGGGGGTCACCAGCGAAGTGGCGCTGCTGGCGGTGCTGATCCTCGGGGCCTTGTGTGGCACGGCCCCCGAGCTGGCGCTGGCCATCGCCGTGGTCATGACCGCCTTGCTGGCCTATCGACAGACACTCCATCACTTTGTGCGCAGTCAGTTGAGCGACCGGGAAATCGCCGACGGCCTGACGCTGCTGGTGGCGGCGCTGGTGATCCTGCCCCTGGCGCCGGATCGTTTCATCGGCCCCTATGAGGCGTTCAACCTGCGCACCATCGGCACCCTGACCGTGTTGCTGATGGCGGTAGGGGCCCTGGGCCACGTCGCGGTGCGGACCCTGGGCGCCCATTACGGTTATGCCCTCAGCGCCGTGGCGTCGGGATTCGTTTCCAGCACCTTGACCATCGCCTCCATGGGCCAGCGGGTCGCCAAGGCGCCCGGGCAGGTCAGGGTTCTGGCCGCCGCGGCGCTGCTGTCCAACCTGGCCACGGTGACCCAGATCGCTCTGATCCTGGTAACGGTCGACAGCGCACTGCTGCAAACCATGTGGCTGCCCCTGGTGCTGGGGGGGCTCTGCACCGCGCTGTATGCCGCTTGCCTGGTGTTTCCACGCAGCCAGCCCAGCAGCGTCGAACCGGTCAGCGACAAGGGCGCGTTCAATCCCAAGCTGGCCTTGATCGTGGCCCTGACCATGAGCGCCATTACCTTCGCCTGTTCGCTGATGCTCAATTACTTCGGTCAGTTGGGCCTGATGTTGAGCGCCTTGATCAGCGGCTTTGCCGATGCCCATGCGTCCACGGCGTCCATTGCTTCGCTGGTCAAGTCCGGGCAACTGCCCGGCAGCGCCATCGGCAGCGCGGTGATGCTGGCGGTCAGCAGCAACTCCCTGAGCAAGTGCATGCTGGCGGCCCTCAGCGGTGGATGGCGCTTTGCGCTGTACGTCGTGCCCGGGCAGGCACTGCTGACCCTGGCTATGTGGGTCGGTGTCTGGCTGCAATAA
- a CDS encoding universal stress protein — MSQTPRLLLIAPQQMQRTPAFERTEQLALAMQLPVHIVALDHLQALTLAGLFESREAEQLQAAYLEQHGQWLELQAQGMRERGLAVTCEARWASQPYQEIQLFANEMPLALIIKDAHAESAMRRIFYTPLDWQLLRDCALPVHLVTEARHPRPRRVLAIIDVLRSEVQDLQFNDQIIDAAVKLAEQCDAELDLLHVYDWVAVYAKDAGVGALSLASGLYEALGEAQRDVYRAVAERHGVPPQRSHFIEGMPLQQICRFAEEHQSDVIVMGTTQHRGLHKRLGSTAEHLLLQAPCSIWAVKPPRDPLS, encoded by the coding sequence ATGTCGCAAACCCCGCGTTTACTCTTGATCGCGCCCCAGCAGATGCAGCGCACGCCGGCGTTCGAACGCACGGAGCAACTGGCCCTGGCCATGCAATTGCCGGTGCATATCGTCGCCCTGGATCATCTGCAGGCCCTGACGCTGGCCGGGCTGTTCGAGAGCCGTGAGGCCGAGCAGTTGCAGGCGGCCTACCTGGAACAGCACGGGCAATGGCTGGAGCTGCAGGCGCAAGGCATGCGCGAGCGTGGCCTGGCGGTGACCTGCGAAGCGCGCTGGGCCAGCCAGCCGTATCAGGAGATCCAGCTGTTCGCCAACGAGATGCCCCTGGCCCTGATCATCAAGGACGCCCATGCCGAGTCGGCGATGCGGCGGATCTTCTATACCCCGCTGGACTGGCAGTTGCTGCGTGATTGCGCGCTGCCGGTGCATCTGGTGACCGAGGCCCGGCACCCACGGCCACGCCGGGTGCTGGCCATCATCGATGTACTGCGCAGCGAAGTGCAGGACTTGCAGTTCAACGATCAGATCATCGACGCCGCGGTGAAGCTGGCCGAGCAGTGCGACGCCGAGCTGGACCTGTTGCATGTGTATGACTGGGTGGCGGTCTACGCCAAGGACGCCGGGGTCGGCGCGCTGTCCCTGGCCAGCGGCTTGTACGAAGCCCTGGGGGAGGCGCAACGCGACGTGTATCGCGCCGTGGCGGAGCGCCACGGCGTGCCCCCGCAACGCAGCCACTTCATCGAGGGCATGCCGCTGCAGCAAATCTGCCGTTTCGCCGAGGAGCACCAGAGCGACGTGATCGTCATGGGCACCACCCAGCACCGCGGCCTGCACAAGCGCCTGGGCAGCACCGCCGAACATCTGCTGTTGCAGGCACCCTGCAGTATCTGGGCGGTCAAGCCGCCGCGTGACCCCTTGTCATGA